A single Pseudomonas brassicacearum DNA region contains:
- a CDS encoding DoxX family protein produces MNMTDERPLQDLGLLFLRLSGALFLLWVHGLPKLLHYSVELTRIEDPFHLGAAPTLVLAIFAEVLCPLLIMAGVLVRLACLPILFLLVVALLVVHPQWSLEEGQFGWLLLIVFTSVLIAGPGRLAINTRFVGVLRHV; encoded by the coding sequence ATGAACATGACCGATGAGCGCCCGCTGCAGGATCTGGGCTTGTTGTTCCTGCGCCTGAGTGGCGCGTTGTTTTTGCTGTGGGTCCATGGGTTGCCGAAGCTGTTGCACTACAGCGTCGAGCTGACCCGTATCGAAGACCCGTTTCACCTTGGCGCGGCGCCGACCCTGGTCCTGGCGATTTTCGCCGAGGTGCTGTGTCCGCTGCTGATCATGGCCGGTGTGTTGGTGCGCCTGGCGTGCTTGCCGATCCTGTTTCTGCTGGTCGTGGCGCTGCTGGTGGTGCACCCGCAGTGGAGCCTGGAAGAAGGCCAGTTCGGCTGGCTGCTGCTGATCGTATTTACCAGTGTGTTGATCGCCGGGCCCGGACGCCTGGCAATCAATACGCGTTTTGTTGGAGTGCTTCGTCATGTCTGA
- a CDS encoding LysR family transcriptional regulator, translated as MNRNDLRRLDMNLLVIFEALMFEKNLTRVAEKLFMGQPAVSAALGRLRDLFDDPLLIRHGRGMEPTPRALAILQELQPAMDTISGAVSRAKAFDPSTSCDVFRIGLSDDAEFGLFPPLLSQLREEAPGIIVVVRRANFLLMSSLLASGEISVGVSYTTDLPANAKRKKLRDIPCKVLRGDKRPGPLTLDEYCSRPHAMVSFSGDLSGNIDLDLARIGRTRKVVLAVPQFSGLRALLAGTELIATVPDYAACALVEGCALRAEDPPFEINAAELSMVWSGVHDNDPAERWLRSRIASHMSQPLPAAASIAADGAHR; from the coding sequence ATGAACCGCAACGATTTACGCCGTCTCGACATGAACCTGCTGGTGATCTTCGAGGCGCTGATGTTCGAGAAAAACCTGACCCGCGTTGCCGAAAAACTGTTCATGGGCCAGCCGGCGGTGAGCGCGGCGCTGGGGCGGCTGCGGGATCTGTTCGATGATCCTTTGCTGATCCGCCACGGGCGCGGCATGGAGCCGACGCCGCGAGCCCTGGCGATCCTGCAAGAGCTGCAACCGGCCATGGACACCATCTCTGGCGCGGTCAGCCGCGCCAAGGCGTTCGATCCGTCAACCAGTTGCGACGTGTTTCGCATCGGTCTGTCCGACGATGCCGAATTCGGCCTGTTTCCACCGCTTCTGAGTCAACTGCGCGAAGAAGCGCCGGGGATCATCGTGGTGGTGCGCCGGGCCAATTTCCTGCTGATGTCGTCGCTGCTGGCCAGCGGTGAAATCAGCGTCGGCGTCAGCTACACCACCGATCTACCGGCCAATGCCAAGCGCAAGAAGCTGCGGGACATTCCTTGCAAAGTCTTGCGTGGCGACAAGCGCCCGGGGCCCTTGACCCTGGACGAATACTGTTCGCGGCCCCACGCCATGGTCTCGTTCTCGGGCGACCTGAGCGGCAACATCGACCTGGACCTGGCCCGCATCGGCCGGACCCGCAAAGTGGTGCTGGCGGTGCCGCAATTCAGCGGCCTGCGGGCCTTGCTGGCCGGCACCGAACTGATCGCCACCGTGCCCGACTATGCCGCCTGCGCGCTGGTGGAAGGCTGCGCGCTGCGCGCCGAGGACCCGCCGTTCGAGATCAATGCCGCGGAACTGTCGATGGTCTGGAGCGGCGTGCATGACAACGACCCGGCCGAGCGCTGGCTACGCTCGCGCATTGCCAGCCATATGTCCCAACCGCTGCCAGCGGCGGCTTCGATCGCCGCGGACGGAGCCCACCGATGA